In Candidatus Cloacimonadota bacterium, the DNA window CCATTGATTTGCGTTCCGCACCTTTGATTTTCTGATACAAAAGCGGCATTTCGATGTTTTCATAAACTGTAAGTTCATCGATGAGATGATACTGCTGAAATACAAAACCAATTTCATGCTTGTGCAGGTCAGTACGTTTTTTCTCGTTAAATTTGTGAACTGGATTCTCTTTGTAATAATATTCTCCATCGTCGATTGTTTCCAGCATTCCCAAAATATAAAGCAGGGTAGATTTTCCTGCGCCGGAAGGTCCCATTACTGTGGCAAATTCACCTTCTTCGATCTTTAGATCGATGTCTCTAAGTACATAAGTTTTTACAAAATTGTTGGAATAATATTTAAATATCCCTTTCAATTCTAACATGCTTTCTCCTTATCCTTTTTGAATTTTCTTAATAAATGATAAAAAAAAGGTTGCGCATTCTGGCATGATAAATAAATTATCCGTTGTGGGACGTTGAGTTAAATAGATCATTCAACTCACTTGAAGTCTGCTTCCTGCCCGAAGCAGACTTCGTCTTTTTTTATCATCTATTTTTTTCACTTATTGTCATACAATTCTGCATTTTCCATTCCAAAACTGTTTACTGCTTACATGGCAGTACTTTATGTCATATTATAATGTCCCTGTTCCCCATAAAGTTGTTCGTTGGCGGACAGCTTTTTGTTCGTTTGTGGACATAAAAAAAGGCTTCAACTGGAAACTAGTCGAAGCCTTTAAAGATGTATTTTTTTTTAATAAAGAAAATTCTTAAATTTGATTATCCCCCTGGCAGAGCATCTATAAAATCAAAGATTAACTGATCTCTTTCTCGATAAATTTGGAATTCATCAATCTGGCAACAGCCATATAATTTGGCTTAAATCTAATGATTGATCCAACGTCAAATTTCTTTTGTAAAACACTGGTTCCCAAATCGTAAACAGTCATATCGGAGGTTGTTCCAAAAAACCTTACATTTTTATCCTTTGGTTTTATATCATCTGTATTAACGTCCAAAGCACCGAAATCCAGGATAGCTTTATAGCTTATTGCTGAGTTTTTAGCTTCCGCAGCATGACCAACATTTCCCTCACTGAGTTTACCATCTGGTTTACTCTCTTTCTGCTCCATTTCGATAATATTGGCGTCAAATTCAAATGCTTCTGTAGAAAGATTTCTGAATTTCTTGCCAGTAAGTGGCGTTAGCCCCAGAAATGCTGCTTCACCAATCCTGAAATGATTTACCAATTTGGGAATTTTTTTTCGCGAAATCAAGGGTAAGGTAATGGAACTTCCACCGGAAATCAGGTCGATCTTACGATCAAATTTCGCTTCGATAAGCTGTTTATATAAAGAAAGCTGGATCAGTTTGTCAAAAGTAGGTTCTACTCCGTACATGCAGCCCAGATTTGTACCAATTCCTACAACTTCAATATTGGAGAGTTCAAAACATTGGGAATAGAAATTTATCAGTTCATCTCGCATCACACCTTCCCGCAATTCTCCCATTTCAATCATGATAATAACTTTATGCAGTTTTTTCTGTCTTTTGGCTTCTTCATTCAAAGCCTCCAATGTATTCAAGGAAGTATTTAAAGAGAAATCAGCAACATCAATAACTGTTTTTATGTTCTGAATAGCAGGTGGTTTTATGTACATCGTTTTGATATCGGGAGCAAGTTCTCTGATATTCTTTAGATTGGAAAGACGGGAATCTGCAACAGAATGAGTTTTTTTTACAGTAGAAGATTTCAGGATTGGTTTTAAAATTTCTTTATGACCGGAAAGAACCTTAGCAGTTAAACTCCAAGTAATATTATTTTTTTCCAGATAATCTGAAAGTTTTTCAATATTTGAGATTATCTTCTTGGTACGAACCAATAATTTTGCCATGACTTAATCCTTTTTCTGATAACGCATTTCTGCGTATTTGCTGCTGAAACCAATACGTTCATACAATCTTTTTGCAGGATTGTCATATTCTACGTGCAAAGCAACATCTCCATTAGTTTCAGCAATGGCTTTTTCAATTAATTTTCCGCCTATTCCTTTACCTCTCATTTTTGAATCTACAGCTACATAAACCAGGAAATTTTCTGGTATGTAGCCACTCATTCCTGTTTGGATCATCACGACAATTCCAACCAGCTGCTCGGCTTCCTTAGCAAGAAGAATAAAACCGCCTTCACTTTTTTGGGTTGAAAAAACATAATCCAAACATTTGTTGATGTCTTCCTTAGAATCGCGAAATCGATCTAAATGTTTATATAAAAAATCTACTACCATTTCTCGAGTTACATTGTCTTCTGTTGAAAACAAATTAAATTTCAAAATACCACCTCTGTTAGTTTTTTATAATTTTTTGTTGATTGTTAACCGACATTAAAATAGTAAGTTACGAATATATCTTTCATATGTTCAATAAAATTGTGGGTACTTTGGGTGTCAAGCAATCTATTTGTTTGACCTAAGTCAAACTATTACAATGTTAAAATTCAATAATTATTATCTATAAAGGTTATTCACCGATCCTGCTGCCATGCAAAGTGTCATTAAGTAGCGATATAAAGTTTGCATATCTTTTGATTCAAAGATCAAAGTTCTGGGATCTAACAATTCTACTCCTGGCACCATTGCACAGGCATAAGCGATGTTAGTGTCGATGCCTTGTATTTTGCAGGAATAATTATCGGAAAGCTGGTAAAAATAGTTTGGAAATGAAGTGAGCTTTTTTCCTGATTCAAATAATTTCTTCAAAATTTCCTGATGTGAATAGAGTTCTGCTGCATAACGGGAAATGGCTTTTTTGGAAACCAGGATTTTGATTTCCTGGTCAACATTTTCGTGCAGCCAGTTTGATGTAATATCATCGGTATATACAAACTGCAGAGGAACACCAATTTCAGCAGCCGTCATAGCATTGATGCAGATTTCACTAACTTTATTGCCATTGATCTCTACTGAATAAAATGACGATGCAGAATATGTGTGATCCATGTTTCCCGGCATTCCAACCGGAGCATGATACCCAAAAAGGATCAATGAATCAAAACTTTTGTCCAAGCCTTCGATCATGTAATATGTGCGAGGATAACCTTTGATGAGCCTGGTATTGCCGACCAGTTTTTCCCAGATCAGATTATCGCCGTTGGCATGAGAATCGGCAACCACAACTTCAGCTTCAGGTTCAGAGTCAAATATTCCTTTTAGAAAAGAATTCATCTGCTCAGTTGCCAGTTGATTAAAACGTTGATTTCCATAAGTTTCCTGCCAGTTTGTAACTCCTGCCAATCCTTCATAATCAAAAGAAATATAGTATTTCATTTTACCCTCCACTTTTT includes these proteins:
- a CDS encoding ABC transporter ATP-binding protein, whose product is MLELKGIFKYYSNNFVKTYVLRDIDLKIEEGEFATVMGPSGAGKSTLLYILGMLETIDDGEYYYKENPVHKFNEKKRTDLHKHEIGFVFQQYHLIDELTVYENIEMPLLYQKIKGAERKSMVCDILDRFNIVGKKDLFPNQLSGGQQQLVGIARAIIGKPSLLLADEPTGNLNSAQGKEIMDLFKKLNENGTTIVQVTHSEEKAAYGNRIIDLLDGRIVIQ
- a CDS encoding alanine racemase; this translates as MAKLLVRTKKIISNIEKLSDYLEKNNITWSLTAKVLSGHKEILKPILKSSTVKKTHSVADSRLSNLKNIRELAPDIKTMYIKPPAIQNIKTVIDVADFSLNTSLNTLEALNEEAKRQKKLHKVIIMIEMGELREGVMRDELINFYSQCFELSNIEVVGIGTNLGCMYGVEPTFDKLIQLSLYKQLIEAKFDRKIDLISGGSSITLPLISRKKIPKLVNHFRIGEAAFLGLTPLTGKKFRNLSTEAFEFDANIIEMEQKESKPDGKLSEGNVGHAAEAKNSAISYKAILDFGALDVNTDDIKPKDKNVRFFGTTSDMTVYDLGTSVLQKKFDVGSIIRFKPNYMAVARLMNSKFIEKEIS
- a CDS encoding GNAT family N-acetyltransferase, coding for MVVDFLYKHLDRFRDSKEDINKCLDYVFSTQKSEGGFILLAKEAEQLVGIVVMIQTGMSGYIPENFLVYVAVDSKMRGKGIGGKLIEKAIAETNGDVALHVEYDNPAKRLYERIGFSSKYAEMRYQKKD
- a CDS encoding M55 family metallopeptidase; the protein is MKYYISFDYEGLAGVTNWQETYGNQRFNQLATEQMNSFLKGIFDSEPEAEVVVADSHANGDNLIWEKLVGNTRLIKGYPRTYYMIEGLDKSFDSLILFGYHAPVGMPGNMDHTYSASSFYSVEINGNKVSEICINAMTAAEIGVPLQFVYTDDITSNWLHENVDQEIKILVSKKAISRYAAELYSHQEILKKLFESGKKLTSFPNYFYQLSDNYSCKIQGIDTNIAYACAMVPGVELLDPRTLIFESKDMQTLYRYLMTLCMAAGSVNNLYR